One stretch of Rhipicephalus sanguineus isolate Rsan-2018 chromosome 10, BIME_Rsan_1.4, whole genome shotgun sequence DNA includes these proteins:
- the LOC119407193 gene encoding LOW QUALITY PROTEIN: glutamate receptor-interacting protein 2-like (The sequence of the model RefSeq protein was modified relative to this genomic sequence to represent the inferred CDS: deleted 3 bases in 2 codons) produces MPSWGSGCLRSSQKHQREDVAYRRRTEALEDVSLTLTKRLSFINEDKRGSSTVELVKREGSTLGLILSGGIDKGSRPKVESLRPGSIAHRCDALAVGDHIVAVNGIRTSKLKHDEIVNLLKNAGDKVVLDVEYEIPSTAAEMSMCVCPKVIQVKLEKENGSFGFLIRGGTCPEKLKCRPLTITHVRPGGPADREGTIKAGDRLLAVDNINLNNASLNEAMAVLKQVEKQALLTIEYDVSVMDAVRNASGPLLVEIDKTPGAQLGATLTQVPHGEGAIVFDSIKQASVAERCGALHVGDQLLAIDGTRVDQMTQAEAMQLLKMAVGDVIRLEILPISQMALRKCPSTHSKRSAAPPPPPHGYASSYDTLSSMGGHSNRSAATAPAGRCPLPPLPPPQVPSTPSSSRRGKPSRKHLPEYLSSSSNASIASVYGVPPCLVGPSQLSHTETTQVVIYADHKGFGFALQGPTPYSADPLPPVPTISSIDPRGPAERTGVVQVGDRVLSVNGQTTEGLSLEEVTQLIQQSRPRVVLDIEFDVAESVIPSSGTFTVKLAKKGPGLGITITSPKNRRPGEPLLISDIKHGSVAHRTGTLQPGDHLLAIDSVRMDNCTIEDAAQILQASEEVVKLRIRKDEAFCEEPDATGAVIFTVELARHGGPLGITISGTEEPFDPIIISGLTEGGLAERTGALHVGDRILAINGQSLRGKPLSEAILLLQNSGDVVTLKISKSPRNQGRGLDVHRIERPKEPEPSSFLNLYATPIPSVDSAVESWDSYGGLEAAAAAAAIANGPVPIQNKVLPPPTPDLTRREADVPTTVAQPSSPQQSSCPPNVSAELKSWEREVWGHRPPPNLTSPGTSNPQAFLPTSSHSAASDSGSADWSKVLEDLETCGQSKLLRQIERSIMGSLPSIAPLPNPDVHLPNPENLQYDDLYGFQSRLQSDDTSTECEFQAADHEQTPFTLSPYEGGQQRHDGSGMPYPNYGGHMTAPIPIEVHRVTLFKDKVYEDFGFSVSDGLYEKGVYVNRIRPGGPADMSGILKPFDRILQVNETKTHDYDCCLTVPLMASAGDSVELIVSRPAYINGNSSHRGYEPSSFHPWIDDNDREDCSSPHGSRPGSQILTKTL; encoded by the exons GCGAGGACGTGGCCTACCGGCGCCGGACCGAGGCCTTGGAGGATGTCTCGCTCACGCTTACCAAGAGGCTCAGCTTCATCAATG AGGACAAGCGCGGCTCTTCGACAGTGGAACTAGTCAAGAGGGAAGGATCCACATTGGGCCTCATACTATCCG GTGGCATCGATAAAGGCAGCCGTCCAAAAGTCGAGTCTCTTCGGCCAGGCAGCATAGCACACAG ATGTGACGCCCTGGCTGTCGGTGACCATATTGTAGCTGTGAACGGTATCCGGACCAGCAAGCTTAAGCACGACGAGATTGTCAACTTGCTCAAGAATGCGGGCGACAAGGTCGTGCTTGACGTTGAGTATGAGATTCCGAGCACAG CTGCAGAGATGTCGATGTGCGTCTGTCCCAAGGTGATCCAAGTCAAGCTCGAGAAAGAGAATGGCAGCTTCGGCTTTCTCATCCGCGGCGGCACCTGTCCTGAGAAACTCAAGTGCCGTCCCTTGACAATCACCCACGTGAGGCCAGGGGGTCCAGCAGACAG GGAAGGCACCATCAAAGCGGGAGACCGGCTACTCGCAGTTGACAATATCAACCTCAACAACGCTTCTCTCAACGAAGCCATGGCTGTTCTTAAGCAGGTCGAGAAGCAAGCACTGCTGACCATAGAGTATGATGTCTCGGTCATGG ATGCTGTAAGGAATGCGTCT GGGCCTCTTCTCGTGGAGATCGACAAGACGCCAGGAGCGCAGCTCGGAGCAACGCTGACTCAAGTTCCGCACGGAGAAGGCGCAATAGTTTTCGACAGCATTAAACAAGCAAGTGTGGCTGAAAG GTGCGGTGCACTCCATGTCGGTGACCAACTTCTCGCCATCGACGGGACGCGGGTGGACCAGATGACC CAGGCCGAGGCCATGCAGCTCCTGAAAATGGCCGTCGGAGATGTCATCAGACTGGAGATCCTGCCCATCAGCCAGATGGCGCTGAGGAAGTGTCCCAGCACCCATTCAAAAAGGA GTGCGGCTCCACCACCTCCTCCGCACGGCTACGCCTCGAGCTACGACACCCTCTCGTCCATGGGTGGTCATTCGAACAGGTCAGCAGCGACGGCACCGGCTGGACGCTGCCCTCTGCCGCCGCTCCCTCCTCCGCAAGTTCCCTCAACCCCATCGTCATCGCGGAGGGGCAAGCCCAGCAGAAAGCACCTCCCGGAATATCTCTCCAGCTCCTCAAATG CGTCGATTGCATCTGTCTACGGGGTTCCACCATGCCTAGTCGGACCGAGCCAATTGAGCCACACCGAGACCACCCAGGTTGTCATCTATGCCGATCACAAGGGATTCGGCTTTGCCCTGCAGGGCCCCACCCCCTACTCGGCCGATCCACTGCCACCCGTTCCGACAATCAGCAGCATCGACCCGAGGGGACCAGCAGAAAG GACGGGAGTCGTGCAAGTCGGAGATCGGGTTCTCTCAGTCAACGGACAGACAACCGAAGGCCTTTCCCTCGAGGAAGTCACCCAGCTGATCCAACAGTCTCGACCACGCGTGGTCCTCGACATAGAGTTTGACGTTGCAGAATCCGTCATCCCGAGCAGTGGTACATTCACTGTCAAGCTGGCGAAAAAGGGCCCCGGACTTGGAATCACCATCACAT CCCCGAAGAACAGGCGACCTGGCGAGCCCCTGCTGATCTCGGACATCAAGCACGGTAGCGTGGCGCATCGCACGGGCACCCTCCAACCGGGAGACCACCTGCTTGCTATAGACTCGGTCCGCATGGACAACTGCACCATTGAAGATGCCGCCCAAATCCTGCAGGCTTCCGAGGAGGTCGTCAAGTTGCGGATACGCAAGGACGAAGCCTTCTGCG AGGAACCAGACGCGACGGGAGCCGTGATCTTCACTGTGGAGTTGGCCAGACACGGTGGACCGTTGGGCATCACCATCTCGGGAACGGAGGAACCCTTCGACCCCATCATCATCTCGGGACTCACCGAGGGAGGACTCGCAGAGAG GACGGGGGCCCTGCACGTTGGCGATCGAATCCTTGCCATCAACGGCCAAAGCCTGCGCGGGAAGCCCCTCAGCGAGGCGATTCTCCTGCTCCAAAACTCGGGGGACGTCGTAACGCTCAAAATATCCAAGTCCCCAAGAAACCAAGGGAGAG GCCTGGACGTGCACCGGATCGAACGCCCCAAAGAG CCCGAGCCCAGCAGCTTCCTCAACCTGTACGCCACCCCTATCCCGAGCGTCGACAGCGCCGTCGAGTCGTGGGACAGCTATGGCGGACTcgaggccgcggcggctgcagcggcAATCGCCAACGGACCCGTGCCGATCCAGAACAAGGTGCTGCCGCCTCCGACGCCTGATCTCACTCGTCGGGAAGCAG ATGTTCCGACAACCGTGGCCCAGCCGTCATCTCCGCAACAGTCCTCCTGCCCGCCTAACGTGTCTGCCGAGCTCAAGTCCTGGGAGAGGGAGGTCTGGGGTCACCGGCCGCCTCCCAACCTCACTTCCCCCGGCACGTCGAACCCCCAGGCGTTCCTCCCAACGAGCAGCCACTCCGCGGCGTCGGACAGCGGCTCTGCGGACTGGTCCAAGGTCCTCGAGGACCTCGAGACGTGCGGACAGTCCAAGCTGCTCCGGCAGATCGAGCGAAGCATCATGGGAAGCCTGCCTTCCATCGCGCCCCTGCCCAACCCGGACGTGCACCTGCCGAATCCGGAGAACCTCCAGTACGACGACCTGTACGGCTTCCAGTCCCGACTGCAGTCCGACGACACATCGACGGAGTGCGAGTTCCAGGCCGCGGACCATGAGCAGACTCCGTTCACGCTGTCCCCATACGAGGGGGGACAGCAGCGCCACGACGGTTCCGGGATGCCCTATCCCAATTACGGTGGTCACATGACCGCGCCCATTCCCATCGAGGTGCACCGGGTCACACTCTTCAAGGACAAAGTCTACGAGGACTTCGGGTTTAGCGTGTCAGACGGCCTGTATGAAAAGGGCGTCTACGTTAACCGGATCCGACCAGGCGGACCGGCCGACATGAGTGGAATACTGAAACCCTTCGATCGCATCCTACAG GTGAACGAAACCAAGACGCACGACTACGACTGCTGCCTCACTGTGCCCCTGATGGCGTCGGCGGGAGACTCTGTCGAGCTGATAGTGAGCCGACCCGCCTACATCAACGGCAATTCTTCACACAGAGGCTACGAGCCTTCCTCGTTTCACCCCTGGATAGACGACAACGACCGCGAGGACTGCTCGTCGCCTCACGGATCGCGGCCCGGCTCTCAAATACTGACCAAAACCCTATGA